The DNA region ACCTGACGCTGCCGGAAGCCGGCGCCGCGACCAATATCGACGTGTCCGGCTTCAGCCTGAAGAACTTCCTGGTGCACCTGGTGCCGACCAGCTTCTTCGATGCGATGAGCAAGAACGAGATCCTGCAGATCCTGCTGTTCTCGCTGTTCTTCGGCTTCGCCATCTCGTCGATGAAACTCGGCAAGCAGTCGATCATCGTCCGCGGCGTCGACGAGCTGTTCAAGCTGATGCTGCGCGTGACCGACTATGTGATGTGGGCTGCCCCGTTCGGCGTGTTCGCTGCCATCGCCTCGGTGGTCACCACCCAGGGCCTCGGCGTGATCGTCACCTACAGCAAGCTGATCGGCGCGTTCTACGCCGGCCTGATGCTGCTGTGGGCACTGCTGATCTCGGTGGGCATCCTGTTCGTCGGCCGTTCGATCCTGCGCCTGATGGGCATGATCCGCGAACCGATGATCATCGCCTTCTCGACCGCCAGCAGCGAAGCCGCCTATCCGAAGACGCTGGAACAGTTGGAACGCTTTGGCGTCAGCAAGAAGATCTCCGGTTTCGTGCTGCCGCTCGGCTACTCGTTCAACCTTGACGGTTCGATGATGTACCAGTCGTTCGCCGTGCTGTTTATCGCCCAGGCCTACGGTATCCATCTGACCTTCGCCCACCAGGTCATGATGCTGCTGATGATGATGCTGATGAGCAAGGGCATGGCCGGCGTGCCGCGCGCCTCGCTGGTGGTGGTGGCTGCCGCGCTGCCGATGCTTGGCCTGCCGATGGAAGGGCTGCTGCTGGTGATGGGTGTTGACCAGTTCTTCGACATGGGCCGTACCGCCACCAACGTGGTCGGCAACAGCATCGCCTCGGTGGTGGTGGCCAAGTGGGAAGGCGCCCTCAGCGACGGGCCGGAACCCGAGGTCGTCGAAGAAGGCGAACCGGTCCTGGTCGAAGCCAAGGCAGGCGAGGCCGCCTGACGCGCTCCGCTGCCCCTCTCCAAAACCGCGC from Microvirgula aerodenitrificans DSM 15089 includes:
- a CDS encoding dicarboxylate/amino acid:cation symporter, with translation MKSQKLTTWIVAGMVLGVVVGYYCHARWPDPAEAKEVAGYFSIITDVFLRLIKMIIAPLVFAGLVSGIASMDDHRQVGRIGLRALGWFVCASLVSLLLGMVLANMLQLGQSLNLTLPEAGAATNIDVSGFSLKNFLVHLVPTSFFDAMSKNEILQILLFSLFFGFAISSMKLGKQSIIVRGVDELFKLMLRVTDYVMWAAPFGVFAAIASVVTTQGLGVIVTYSKLIGAFYAGLMLLWALLISVGILFVGRSILRLMGMIREPMIIAFSTASSEAAYPKTLEQLERFGVSKKISGFVLPLGYSFNLDGSMMYQSFAVLFIAQAYGIHLTFAHQVMMLLMMMLMSKGMAGVPRASLVVVAAALPMLGLPMEGLLLVMGVDQFFDMGRTATNVVGNSIASVVVAKWEGALSDGPEPEVVEEGEPVLVEAKAGEAA